From Podospora bellae-mahoneyi strain CBS 112042 chromosome 5, whole genome shotgun sequence:
GAGCTTTGTCCATATTAAAAAGCTCACAAGGGTGAGAATAAAATGGATCAGAGAAGGGCCCTCGGAAAGGCGAGATATGAGCGCATCGTAAAACCGCATGTTGGCAAAGAGGTTGCGACAATGTGCAGCACAACGGTGACACAGAACAATCCCGCCTCAACAGGCCTGCTGGGAGCTGGGCAGGCAGCAGAAGATATATCTGCCATCACATCCCTCGCTGGCTGCCTTATCACTTACACCTGCGCGCGCAACTGTTGGTGGCGTACCCCTCTCAAGCTCTTATCAGTGACGCAGCTCTTATCGGGACTTTATCTCCCCTTTGGGTAAAAGTGTGCATTCAATACCCAGCCGACAGGAATGCCAGGTATCACCAATCATTATCGATGGGGCACGCTTTATCATTGTTGTGCAAATATTGAATAAGAAGTCCCTGATCTGGATTCAGCATGACTGCGAACAACACCGTGGTGCGGAGTTGGTTCGGCATGCCGGGGTCAGACAAATCGCCAAATCTGAGAGCGACAACGACCAAGTGGAACCTCGAGATGTCTATTTGGACGACATTCCTTGATTACCCAGGTACCTATCATAAGTTTCTAATCATCCCACGTTCAtatcttcctctcctctgcACTGGGGAACTTCTTGAACATGTCCATCAACTTGTCAATCGGCGCAGCCATCAACCCTGCCACTGTCTCGTATGGCGGCCTATCAGGTGCTCCAGGGTGCGATTGTGTCGGCACAAAATGCTTTGTCCTGTCAAAACTGGCCGCCATCTTTTGGGAGTCGCCCTCCTCGATGTGCTTCTCCAACAGTGGCAAGTCATCCTGTTCCTCTTCCTTGATGTGCTGTCCCAAGGTTTCCCAGAGCGAGTCAATAGCTGGAATAAAGCTGGGGTCCGAGGCTTCCATTTGCTGAAACTCATAGAGCTTCTCCTTTACCTGTGGAGTTCTTAGCATAGATGAACGTGTATCTAGGCGAGAATAGGCAGCTTACTATCTGATGCTCGCTTCTATCCTTCTCTGCCAGCTTGAGTCCGTCAGGCACATGTTTTTCCATGGCTGGGTAGACGACGAGCTCTTCCGCGATCGAGTGTCGGGCCAACTCCCAGACGAACTGGTTTTGCCAACGGACCTTCTCATCTTCCGACTTGGCAGACTTGATCTTGTTGTAGTAGGACTCTAGCTCGCGGTGGTCGTGCTTAATGCGGTCAGAGACTCTGTTTCCTGCGGCGGTGGCCATTCTGGCGACGGAGATGAAGGATGGTCTTTGGCTGGAAGATGGAAGCGAGAACACTGCCCTGGTAGATTGTCTAGATAGAAGAGTGGTCGGTGGTCTGATGCACTGGTTGAACATGGTGAAGAAAGTATTAGCGTTGTGTTGAGATGCTGTGCAATGACGGAGTTGGGAAGACAGTCAAGTAGGTAAGGCAGGTAGGAATTCGATGGTGAGTTATTAACTGGCTTTGTTGTGGTAAAAGCTATCTTTCTTATGCCTGTGCTACCTTATCCGGCGGATCATTCAATGACGccttgatgatgaatgatggcGGCCATTTCTTTCATGAAGCGACGTCTAGGTGAGCCTTGATTCCCATAATTGCTGGGAACCAATCAAACAGGAATAGCAATACCGTCATAGATTGCAAATTAGCTCTCTTTGAGTGGTCAACTGAGCTCGGAAATCGTATGCGATGTAAATCAATTGTTGAAGATCTAGAAGCTGTCAATCATTGATCGCCGATGCGTTGGCGTCCTAGTCAATGACCTCATCACGCTGAGTTGCCCCCGCATACGCAATCACCGACAGCTACGTATCTACTGAAATGGAACCATAAACTTTCatacatcatcaacatcacggCCCTTCGTCAATTTCCTCAGACATCCAACTCAATGCCCACCTCGGACGGCAGTCCCAAggcaccctcgccatcctcagaATATCTCGCATCACGCCGGGTCCAATATTCCGCAGGCTTTGTATCTCTTCGGAAACATTGTGAGCAGTTATGGACAGGAAATGAACAGTATCGGCGGTCCAGTGGTGAAGAGGCTAGAGTTCCGAAACCTATAGCTGACCTGGTCATCTGCTGAGAGGCTTGTGGTgaacttccaggttgtcgaAATATGGGGAAGTGTTGGATGCTGTGGGAAGCGAGGGTGGATCTGATCAATCAAAACAGTTGAACTCCACCAATCCGGAGGGGTCCTGTTGCTTGCAGTGCAGGCAGCTGGTTTGAGACCTTGTATATCCCAGCTCGAGGCGTGCCATGCTGGCGTCGCTGGCACGCTGGGAGAGGACGGCCAAACCTCCGAAACGCCCGGTTCAGGTTGGGTGGGACAGGGACGAGAGCGGAGCCGGGACCCGACGTTAAAATAAAGATAGGAAAACAGCGAGTGCCGGCGGTAGGCCTGGCATAGCGTGCAAAAAACGGCAGCGCCATCGGCGCGGGGGCCAAACTTGGCGTCGCGGGTGGCACGGAAAGATCGCGGAAGCTTGGACCACAAGACAACTTGCATCGATGTCGGTCCAGGCTCGAGTTCGGCTTCTTATTCGGGTCGGCCTGTGATTTGTCGGCCCTCTATCCGCGTATCCAAACATCACCACTTCCAACGGCCTCAGGTCGCAGACGGATAAATACCACTGGCACTGCAGGCCTTGCACCGCATGCAAACCAGGCGGGTGCTACCGTGTCATTGACCACAGGTTCTCTGTTATGGGATGATAAACGCGCACCAACGCAGTTTCCCGCAGTGCCCGCCTGCTGCCCGGCGCTCCTGCTGGTTCAGATGAGCCGGCTGGCAGGCTGGCAGCGATCGGCACGGCAAATTACCCACCCGCAAGGAATTCCACATGGAATCTGGAAGGAGCCATGGGGGGGCAAGTGAATCGTGAGCAACCTACCTATTTATCAGCCATAGTTCCCACCTGCAGTTTACCGTCTCTCCCCCACAGTACTTGcttccaacaacaaacatGGCACAGACCGAGACGCTGCTGCAGACATTGGCGGCCAAGCTGCCACTTCTGCTATCCACGGCTGGGCTGCTTGTGGCTGTTTTTCTGGCCCAGGTGCTCCTCAAAGGGAACCCACTCGCAAATCTCCCTGTCGCCCTGGATGATCTTCCCAGCGATGAAAAACGACGACAGGTCTTTTTGACGCGGGCCAAGGATGTTTACGCTACCGGGTACAAGAAGGTAGGATACTGCCAGCGAAACAACAGGTAACATGGCACCGCAATGCTGACACACACGCCTAGTTCAAAGACAGAGTCTTCCGAATCATCACGTCGAACAAGTACCATGTCATCATTGTGCCCCCAAAGTATCTCAATGAGCTCAAGAGTCTTCCCGACGACACAGTCAGCTTTGACGGCGCCATTGAGCAGACCATGCACGCCAAATACACCAAGCTCGAAGTCGGCCACAAGCTCATTCCTCACATCGTCAAGAGCAATTTGACGCCTTCGCTGGTGCGCCTAAAC
This genomic window contains:
- a CDS encoding hypothetical protein (antiSMASH:Cluster_7; EggNog:ENOG503P2TX; COG:S) gives rise to the protein MFNQCIRPPTTLLSRQSTRAVFSLPSSSQRPSFISVARMATAAGNRVSDRIKHDHRELESYYNKIKSAKSEDEKVRWQNQFVWELARHSIAEELVVYPAMEKHVPDGLKLAEKDRSEHQIVKEKLYEFQQMEASDPSFIPAIDSLWETLGQHIKEEEQDDLPLLEKHIEEGDSQKMAASFDRTKHFVPTQSHPGAPDRPPYETVAGLMAAPIDKLMDMFKKFPSAEERKI